The Aureispira anguillae genome contains a region encoding:
- the tsaB gene encoding tRNA (adenosine(37)-N6)-threonylcarbamoyltransferase complex dimerization subunit type 1 TsaB, producing MTTKILLIETTTRSCSVCLSKNGEPWIVRETKSQSGHAEKLTLFIQEVMDTASLRLEDLDAIAISQGPGSYTGLRIGVSTAKGLCYALDKPMIAVDTLQALAWGASKQFAKPNTAYVALMDARRMDAYVGIYGTEMEAIKSPYFCTLTPTSFDFLLEQEGFNQIVFVGDATAKYQGMVAPTNRLISSVDLPSAKYLANLAQLAYEQEQFVDVAYFEPFYLKKPNITKPKPKF from the coding sequence GTGACAACAAAAATATTATTGATAGAAACAACTACTCGGAGTTGTTCAGTTTGTTTGAGTAAGAATGGAGAACCTTGGATTGTTCGGGAGACAAAAAGCCAATCGGGGCATGCCGAAAAGCTAACGCTCTTTATTCAAGAGGTTATGGATACGGCTTCTCTGCGTTTAGAAGACTTAGATGCAATTGCCATTAGTCAAGGACCTGGTTCGTATACAGGACTAAGGATTGGTGTTTCTACCGCTAAAGGGCTTTGTTATGCGTTGGACAAACCGATGATTGCCGTAGATACTCTACAGGCTTTAGCATGGGGGGCAAGTAAGCAATTTGCTAAGCCCAATACAGCTTATGTCGCATTGATGGATGCTCGAAGAATGGATGCTTATGTTGGAATTTATGGTACAGAAATGGAAGCAATCAAATCTCCTTATTTTTGCACACTTACGCCAACCAGTTTTGATTTTTTGCTAGAACAAGAGGGCTTTAATCAGATTGTTTTTGTAGGGGACGCTACAGCAAAGTATCAAGGAATGGTTGCGCCTACTAATCGGCTGATTAGTTCAGTTGATTTGCCTTCTGCTAAGTATTTAGCCAACTTGGCGCAGCTAGCTTATGAGCAAGAGCAATTTGTTGATGTTGCTTATTTTGAGCCATTTTATCTTAAAAAGCCCAATATTACAAAACCTAAACCTAAGTTTTAA
- a CDS encoding LptF/LptG family permease, with translation MKILDKYILKRYLGSFFFIVMLSSMLSVVIDAAEKINDFLAEDGPTFYQVVFEYYLNFIPFLNSLIFPLYNLIAVVFFTSRLAANSEFIAMIGNGVNHYRLLVPYLLGASIIAGLHFYGNHNLIPESNKTRTLFENTYIYKHNFVGNTGNFHAAASPYEEFYLQGFNRYDSTGSLFAWIKHDSSRLKRTSVWTATKIRLLEPPNHWRLSGIKKREKVSAFKDEVITMPPQVTIDTTIGLYVTDLIKRDNHKDNMTTDELIVYINKQKAKGIGGTLVFEVERYRRSADPFSIFILTLIGFSIASRKMRGGMAWHLVVGFGLSAIYIFMTKFSTTFSINGGLSPFVGVWVPNFFFMGVAIWMLFRAQK, from the coding sequence GTGAAAATATTAGACAAATACATACTAAAACGATATCTAGGAAGCTTTTTCTTTATTGTCATGTTATCTTCTATGTTGTCTGTTGTAATCGATGCAGCAGAGAAAATTAACGATTTTTTGGCAGAAGATGGACCTACTTTTTATCAAGTTGTATTTGAATATTATCTCAATTTTATTCCATTTTTGAATAGCTTGATTTTTCCCTTGTATAACTTAATTGCAGTGGTATTTTTTACTTCAAGATTAGCCGCTAACTCAGAGTTTATTGCTATGATTGGAAATGGGGTGAATCACTATCGCTTGTTAGTTCCCTATCTTTTGGGGGCTTCAATAATTGCAGGCTTACATTTTTATGGCAATCATAATTTAATACCAGAATCAAATAAAACGAGAACCCTATTTGAGAATACCTATATTTATAAGCATAATTTTGTAGGAAATACAGGAAATTTTCATGCAGCAGCTAGCCCTTATGAAGAGTTTTATTTGCAGGGATTTAATCGTTATGATAGTACTGGAAGTTTGTTTGCTTGGATCAAGCATGATAGTTCTCGATTGAAGCGAACTTCTGTTTGGACAGCAACAAAAATTCGTTTGTTAGAACCGCCCAATCATTGGCGTTTATCAGGGATAAAAAAACGAGAAAAAGTATCGGCATTTAAAGATGAGGTGATTACGATGCCACCTCAAGTGACTATTGATACAACAATTGGGTTATATGTAACCGACTTGATCAAAAGAGACAACCACAAGGACAATATGACCACGGATGAATTAATTGTTTATATCAATAAGCAAAAGGCAAAAGGCATCGGGGGTACGCTGGTTTTTGAGGTCGAACGGTATCGAAGAAGTGCAGACCCCTTTTCTATTTTTATTCTAACCTTAATTGGTTTTTCAATTGCTTCTCGAAAAATGAGGGGAGGAATGGCTTGGCATTTGGTGGTAGGTTTTGGATTATCAGCTATTTATATTTTTATGACTAAGTTTTCCACCACTTTTTCTATCAATGGAGGTTTGTCGCCATTTGTTGGGGTTTGGGTGCCCAATTTCTTTTTTATGGGGGTTGCTATATGGATGCTTTTTAGAGCTCAAAAATAA